In Oryza brachyantha chromosome 1, ObraRS2, whole genome shotgun sequence, the following are encoded in one genomic region:
- the LOC102707639 gene encoding replication protein A 70 kDa DNA-binding subunit D-like: protein MPLYSLLLKSTMAYVLISQLSLGDTGAKICARISRLWDFCDMNDDTKIIHTNMVLLDQKGASIHVQVYPPTAQKLRSMLAEGKVYYIDSFCVKHANRTYRPVGNDLMVSLTKWTTFEECLHVPDDFPGITFSLTPFEDVSSLADKNIFYVDVMGVITEIGDATVVWPKSRNVDSLKRTLHICDTSNSTLPVTLWGERATAFDAENIYKAGQTERQVIIFVGTLVKHYRGIGLTITRSAPCKWYINLNVPEVLDLKQSFTTNFQPIRWTDGAQPGYEQENPQPKTIEEILAINPHKNKGARYIVNVTVKTISTDNSWWYNSCDICYRTCKPYGSSYKCTGCFAIGLPVARYKIVLTAADDTGSTNFILFGKTAQHLIRRPVESLIEENPPDRDFLPDEILRLIDQSFAWNVSYTQEALRRNQESLQIHHPLLSPSINK from the exons ATGCCACTGTACAGTTTATTGCTAAA GTCCACAATGGCATATGTCCTTATTTCCCAGCTTTCGCTTGGAGACACAGGTGcaaaaatatgtgcaagaaTTTCTAGGTTGTGGGACTTTTGTGATATGAATGATGATACAAAAATTATACACACCAACATGGTTCTCCTAGATCAAAAG GGAGCCAGCATACATGTGCAGGTGTATCCTCCTACAGCTCAAAAACTTAGGTCAATGTTGGCTGAAGGAAAGGTGTACTACATTGACTCCTTCTGTGTCAAACATGCTAATAGGACATATAGGCCAGTTGGCAATGACCTGATGGTATCATTAACTAAGTGGACAACTTTCGAAGAATGTCTCCATGTTCCTGATGACTTTCCTGGTATCACATTCTCTTTAACACCATTTGAGGATGTCTCATCTCTTGCAGACAAAAATATCTTCTATGTTG ATGTTATGGGTGTGATCACTGAAATAGGCGATGCTACTGTTGTTTGGCCTAAATCAAGAAACGTTGACAGCCTGAAAAGAACTCTGCACATCTGTGACACAAG CAACTCAACACTTCCTGTCACATTATGGGGAGAGAGGGCTACTGCCTTTGATGCTGAAAACATATACAAGGCTGGCCAAACTGAGCGTCAGGTTATCATCTTCGTTGGCACGCTTGTCAAACATTACAGGGGCATAG GCTTGACAATCACTAGGAGCGCACCATGCAAATGGTATATCAATCTTAATGTGCCAGAGGTTCTCGATCTAAAACAAAG CTTTACCACAAACTTCCAGCCCATTAGATGGACTGACGGTGCACAACCAGGATATGAACAGGAAAATCCGCAGCCAAAAACCATTGAAGAAATTCTTGCAATTAACCCTCACAAAAACAAG GGAGCACGCTACATTGTAAATGTGACAGTTAAAACAATATCCACTGACAATTCTTGGTGGTATAATTCATGTGACATCTGTTATCGAACTTGTAAACCATATGGTTCAAGTTACAAATGCACTGGATGCTTTGCTATAGGACTCCCGGTGGCAAG GTATAAAATTGTCCTCACAGCTGCAGATGATACTGGGAGCACGAATTTTATCTTGTTTGGCAAAACAGCGCAGCATCTCATTCGCAGGCCTGTTGAATCTCTCATCGAAGAAAACCCACCGGACAGAGATTTTCTCCCAGATGAAATCCTACGTCTTATCGATCAGTCCTTTGCATGGAATGTGAGCTATACACAGGAAGCTCTCAGAAGAAACCAGGAATCGCTACAG ATTCATCATCCTCTTTTAAGCCCCAGCATCAACAAGTGA
- the LOC102719053 gene encoding UPF0481 protein At3g47200-like isoform X1, protein MVAERQTTRVNNVNIDELEFLIARKLAYYRSTHEDNYQKRKLCMIFRVPKHTKQVDKLSYQPMVLSVGPYFHGNSSLVFMDNVQWNCLDYVLKLNCRQKLEVYLTVMEDLEKVARSPYSDEIPLESDMFLRMLLLDGCFILVYLNGTVDLDGCAKEDNSSTIFQYVGRNTESISSGVGPSNLDPVQGEELNQTSPNQPLCHPIFMWHHSHVFRDLLLLENQLPFFIVRKIYELLSGDESQDQLTGKFCKYLEQNIHMYTAVTPDVDGQKDFYHLLQLCHMYFRPRQRTQQKQNCKFKYRWLDPLAILRCKYFKLSYGEDAPSNQQKNCANFCPAVHRWHRAEQYHEAGIEFKKKEYNEHNPHSLLYIIFDKGEIIIPCLPIDDNTACLFRNLVAFEQTCPLFGNDFTAYIVFITQLISMPSDVALLARKGIILHHMRSDDEVSSLFSKLGKNVDFDTNGIYYLKSVCQMMKDYYQNRINRWMAWLWHKHFKNPWLVLAVVAAAVVLLCTIAQSFIALLSYLDQLTQSNSSANNNG, encoded by the coding sequence ATGGTGGCTGAACGTCAGACGACTAGAGTGAACAATGTGAACATTGACGAATTAGAGTTTTTGATTGCTAGGAAGCTAGCTTACTATCGATCAACACATGAGGATAATTATCAGAAAAGAAAGTTATGCATGATTTTCCGAGTGCCAAAGCACACTAAACAAGTGGACAAGTTATCTTACCAACCGATGGTTCTTTCTGTTGGTCCTTATTTCCATGGAAACTCATCCCTGGTTTTTATGGACAACGTACAATGGAACTGCCTTGATTATGTTCTTAAACTAAATTGTAGACAAAAGTTGGAGGTCTATCTGACAGTTATGGAGGATCTGGAGAAGGTGGCAAGAAGTCCCTACTCTGATGAAATTCCGCTAGAAAGTGACATGTTCCTGCGAATGCTATTGCTTGATGGTTGCTTTATCCTTGTATATCTTAACGGAACTGTTGACTTAGATGGGTGTGCAAAGGAAGACAATAGTTCTACTATTTTTCAGTATGTGGGAAGAAATACTGAAAGTATAAGTTCGGGCGTTGGGCCTTCCAATTTAGATCCAGTGCAAGGTGAGGAACTGAACCAAACTAGTCCTAACCAACCCCTTTGCCATCCAATATTCATGTGGCACCATAGCCATGTTTTTCGTGATCTATTACTTCTTGAGAACCAGTTGCCATTTTTCATCGTAAGAAAAATTTATGAGCTACTTTCAGGTGATGAGTCCCAAGATCAACTTACAGGAAAATTTTGCAAGTATTTGGAACAAAATATTCATATGTATACAGCAGTTACTCCTGACGTTGATGGGCAAAAGGACTTCTATCATTTGCTCCAGCTGTGCCATATGTATTTCAGGCCTAGACAAAGGACCCAACAGAAGCAGAATTGCAAATTTAAGTACAGATGGTTGGATCCTCTTGCCATTTTGCGATGCAAATATTTCAAACTAAGTTATGGTGAAGACGCACCTTCAAATCAGCAGAAAAATTGTGCCAATTTTTGTCCGGCAGTGCATCGTTGGCATCGGGCTGAACAGTATCATGAAGCTGGAATCGAGTTTAAGAAGAAAGAGTACAATGAACATAATCCACATTCTCTCCTATACATAATTTTTGACAAAGGTGAGATCATAATCCCATGCTTGCCTATTGACGATAATACTGCTTGTCTGTTTAGAAACTTGGTTGCATTTGAACAAACATGCCCTCTGTTCGGAAATGATTTCACCGCGTACATTGTTTTCATTACCCAACTCATTAGTATGCCTAGTGATGTTGCCCTACTTGCTCGCAAAGGAATAATCCTGCATCATATGCGTAGTGATGATGAAGTGTCAAGTCTTTTCAGCAAGCTTGGTAAAAATGTTGATTTCGATACAAATGGTATATACTACCTTAAATCTGTTTGTCAGATGATGAAAGACTATTACCAGAATCGTATAAATAGATGGATGGCCTGGTTGTGGCACAAACATTTCAAGAATCCATGGTTGGTGTTAGCAGTGGTAGCAGCTGCTGTTGTGCTTCTCTGTACCATTGCACAGTCATTCATAGCGTTGCTTTCATATCTGGATCAGTTAACACAGAGTAACAGTTCGGCAAACAATAATGGCTGA
- the LOC102719053 gene encoding uncharacterized protein LOC102719053 isoform X5, giving the protein MVAERQTTRVNNVNIDELEFLIARKLAYYRSTHEDNYQKRKLCMIFRVPKHTKQVDKLSYQPMVLSVGPYFHGNSSLVFMDNVQWNCLDYVLKLNCRQKLEVYLTVMEDLEKVARSPYSDEIPLESDMFLRMLLLDGCFILVYLNGTVDLDGCAKEDNSSTIFQYVGRNTESISSGVGPSNLDPVQGEELNQTSPNQPLCHPIFMWHHSHVFRDLLLLENQLPFFIVRKIYELLSGDESQDQLTGKFCKYLEQNIHMYTAVTPDVDGQKDFYHLLQLCHMYFRPRQRTQQKQNCKFKYRWLDPLAILRCKYFKLSYGEDAPSNQQKNCANFCPAVHRWHRAEQYHEAGIEFKKKEYNEHNPHSLLYIIFDKVNTE; this is encoded by the exons ATGGTGGCTGAACGTCAGACGACTAGAGTGAACAATGTGAACATTGACGAATTAGAGTTTTTGATTGCTAGGAAGCTAGCTTACTATCGATCAACACATGAGGATAATTATCAGAAAAGAAAGTTATGCATGATTTTCCGAGTGCCAAAGCACACTAAACAAGTGGACAAGTTATCTTACCAACCGATGGTTCTTTCTGTTGGTCCTTATTTCCATGGAAACTCATCCCTGGTTTTTATGGACAACGTACAATGGAACTGCCTTGATTATGTTCTTAAACTAAATTGTAGACAAAAGTTGGAGGTCTATCTGACAGTTATGGAGGATCTGGAGAAGGTGGCAAGAAGTCCCTACTCTGATGAAATTCCGCTAGAAAGTGACATGTTCCTGCGAATGCTATTGCTTGATGGTTGCTTTATCCTTGTATATCTTAACGGAACTGTTGACTTAGATGGGTGTGCAAAGGAAGACAATAGTTCTACTATTTTTCAGTATGTGGGAAGAAATACTGAAAGTATAAGTTCGGGCGTTGGGCCTTCCAATTTAGATCCAGTGCAAGGTGAGGAACTGAACCAAACTAGTCCTAACCAACCCCTTTGCCATCCAATATTCATGTGGCACCATAGCCATGTTTTTCGTGATCTATTACTTCTTGAGAACCAGTTGCCATTTTTCATCGTAAGAAAAATTTATGAGCTACTTTCAGGTGATGAGTCCCAAGATCAACTTACAGGAAAATTTTGCAAGTATTTGGAACAAAATATTCATATGTATACAGCAGTTACTCCTGACGTTGATGGGCAAAAGGACTTCTATCATTTGCTCCAGCTGTGCCATATGTATTTCAGGCCTAGACAAAGGACCCAACAGAAGCAGAATTGCAAATTTAAGTACAGATGGTTGGATCCTCTTGCCATTTTGCGATGCAAATATTTCAAACTAAGTTATGGTGAAGACGCACCTTCAAATCAGCAGAAAAATTGTGCCAATTTTTGTCCGGCAGTGCATCGTTGGCATCGGGCTGAACAGTATCATGAAGCTGGAATCGAGTTTAAGAAGAAAGAGTACAATGAACATAATCCACATTCTCTCCTATACATAATTTTTGACAAAG TTAACACAGAGTAA
- the LOC102719053 gene encoding UPF0481 protein At3g47200-like isoform X2, translated as MVAERQTTRVNNVNIDELEFLIARKLAYYRSTHEDNYQKRKLCMIFRVPKHTKQVDKLSYQPMVLSVGPYFHGNSSLVFMDNVQWNCLDYVLKLNCRQKLEVYLTVMEDLEKVARSPYSDEIPLESDMFLRMLLLDGCFILVYLNGTVDLDGCAKEDNSSTIFQYVGRNTESISSGVGPSNLDPVQGDESQDQLTGKFCKYLEQNIHMYTAVTPDVDGQKDFYHLLQLCHMYFRPRQRTQQKQNCKFKYRWLDPLAILRCKYFKLSYGEDAPSNQQKNCANFCPAVHRWHRAEQYHEAGIEFKKKEYNEHNPHSLLYIIFDKGEIIIPCLPIDDNTACLFRNLVAFEQTCPLFGNDFTAYIVFITQLISMPSDVALLARKGIILHHMRSDDEVSSLFSKLGKNVDFDTNGIYYLKSVCQMMKDYYQNRINRWMAWLWHKHFKNPWLVLAVVAAAVVLLCTIAQSFIALLSYLDQLTQSNSSANNNG; from the exons ATGGTGGCTGAACGTCAGACGACTAGAGTGAACAATGTGAACATTGACGAATTAGAGTTTTTGATTGCTAGGAAGCTAGCTTACTATCGATCAACACATGAGGATAATTATCAGAAAAGAAAGTTATGCATGATTTTCCGAGTGCCAAAGCACACTAAACAAGTGGACAAGTTATCTTACCAACCGATGGTTCTTTCTGTTGGTCCTTATTTCCATGGAAACTCATCCCTGGTTTTTATGGACAACGTACAATGGAACTGCCTTGATTATGTTCTTAAACTAAATTGTAGACAAAAGTTGGAGGTCTATCTGACAGTTATGGAGGATCTGGAGAAGGTGGCAAGAAGTCCCTACTCTGATGAAATTCCGCTAGAAAGTGACATGTTCCTGCGAATGCTATTGCTTGATGGTTGCTTTATCCTTGTATATCTTAACGGAACTGTTGACTTAGATGGGTGTGCAAAGGAAGACAATAGTTCTACTATTTTTCAGTATGTGGGAAGAAATACTGAAAGTATAAGTTCGGGCGTTGGGCCTTCCAATTTAGATCCAGTGCAAG GTGATGAGTCCCAAGATCAACTTACAGGAAAATTTTGCAAGTATTTGGAACAAAATATTCATATGTATACAGCAGTTACTCCTGACGTTGATGGGCAAAAGGACTTCTATCATTTGCTCCAGCTGTGCCATATGTATTTCAGGCCTAGACAAAGGACCCAACAGAAGCAGAATTGCAAATTTAAGTACAGATGGTTGGATCCTCTTGCCATTTTGCGATGCAAATATTTCAAACTAAGTTATGGTGAAGACGCACCTTCAAATCAGCAGAAAAATTGTGCCAATTTTTGTCCGGCAGTGCATCGTTGGCATCGGGCTGAACAGTATCATGAAGCTGGAATCGAGTTTAAGAAGAAAGAGTACAATGAACATAATCCACATTCTCTCCTATACATAATTTTTGACAAAGGTGAGATCATAATCCCATGCTTGCCTATTGACGATAATACTGCTTGTCTGTTTAGAAACTTGGTTGCATTTGAACAAACATGCCCTCTGTTCGGAAATGATTTCACCGCGTACATTGTTTTCATTACCCAACTCATTAGTATGCCTAGTGATGTTGCCCTACTTGCTCGCAAAGGAATAATCCTGCATCATATGCGTAGTGATGATGAAGTGTCAAGTCTTTTCAGCAAGCTTGGTAAAAATGTTGATTTCGATACAAATGGTATATACTACCTTAAATCTGTTTGTCAGATGATGAAAGACTATTACCAGAATCGTATAAATAGATGGATGGCCTGGTTGTGGCACAAACATTTCAAGAATCCATGGTTGGTGTTAGCAGTGGTAGCAGCTGCTGTTGTGCTTCTCTGTACCATTGCACAGTCATTCATAGCGTTGCTTTCATATCTGGATCAGTTAACACAGAGTAACAGTTCGGCAAACAATAATGGCTGA
- the LOC102719711 gene encoding uncharacterized protein LOC102719711 — protein MGRCDGEKDGKRRRGRSSKRSCDVSSSDPGSDSSPSPSSASSPSRSPERRNRSRSGSKRKKASSSSSSRRHRHRHKGSGRSRDDDRRRHRRRRRDEGRGRRGGDASDSSGSGSEEQDRVEEAREIVRDILGEFPAVAGELRQLLQMIDNGEGIDISGISDKPLVKCLRKLFRSLKLRENSNGAYLLPPKSLPTLDVVGSVLVASGELADSQNKSPVSPTKQEQPSSFDVQNKNDITSDEPVKNDAEEQAPKRRVIGPAMPSRELLAAAAEMTEALRSRDAEVEADDGFLIGPPPPAMVAEAASANEAERFEEVTRILAADENLPYDVVGVNWKMSSDNIKKRYWKLSLLVHPDKCPHPSAQEAFVKLNNAFKDLQDPEKRGVIDEKIKKKEEMEQFEIELKAMREAAEWRRLQGVSLEGDEELLAVPKQPQPLKRDEWMTTLPPERKPGVPMHSTTSFSMNGKEGRGDTSVWTDTPLERAQKAQQNYLEAYNKAKAIADADEGKSKSSDASLVDRYNSSKRSVSLVEKHRESKKEKKKQKQRDKEEWEGNHPWKPWDREKDLSAGRQNANLDPENMSQGLSSRFSSGAVQRNFL, from the exons ATGGGAAGATGCGACGGGGAGAAGGACGgcaagcgccgccgcggccgcagcAGCAAGAGATCCTGCGACGTCTCCTCCTCGGACCCCGGCTCCgattcctccccttccccgtcctctgcctcctcccccAGTCGCAGCCCCGAGCGCCGGAACCGTAGCCGTAGCGGCAGCAAGCGCAAGAaggcctcctcctcgtcgtcgtcccggaggcatcgccatcgccacaaGGGCAGCGGCCGCtcgcgcgacgacgaccgacgtcgccaccggcggaggcggcgggacgAAGGGCGcgggaggcgcggcggtgatGCGTCCGACTCGTCCGGCTCGGGCTCGGAGGAGCAGGATAGGGTGGAGGAGGCGCGGGAGATCGTCCGCGACATACTCGGTGAattccccgccgtcgccggggagcTCCGTCAG CTTCTTCAAATGATAGATAATGGTGAAGGAATTGATATTTCTGGAATTTCTGACAAGCCATTGGTGAAGTGTCTAAGGAAACTTTTCAGATCACTTAAACTGAGAGAAAACTCAAATGGGGCTTACTTGCTTCCACCGAAAAGTTTACCCACCCTTGATGTTGTTGGATCTGTATTAGTAGCTAGTGGTGAACTGGCTGATAGTCAAAATAAAAGTCCAGTATCACCAACTAAACAGGAACAACCATCTTCTTTTGATGTGCAAAATAAAAACGATATCACTTCTGACGAGCCAGTGAAAAATGATGCTGAAGAACAAGCTCCTAAACGGAG GGTAATTGGTCCTGCTATGCCATCACGCGAATTACTAGCTGCAGCAGCTGAAATGACAGAGGCTCTTAGATCCCG GGATGCTGAAGTTGAAGCTGATGATGGTTTTCTCATAGGGCCCCCACCACCTGCCATGGTAGCTGAAGCTGCATCTGCAAATGAAGCAGAGCGATTTGAAGAG GTAACTCGAATATTGGCGGCTGATGAGAATTTGCCATATGATGTTGTGGGCGTCAATTGGAAGATGTCATCTGATAACATCAAGAAAAG GTACTGGAAGTTATCTCTTTTAGTGCATCCTGACAAATGTCCTCATCCTTCAGCTCAGGAAGCATTTGTGAAATTGAATAATGCTTTCAAAGACTTACAGGACCCTGAGAag AGAGGTGTGATAGATgagaagataaaaaagaaagaggagatGGAACAATTTGAG ATTGAGCTTAAAGCAATGCGTGAGGCTGCAGAATGGAGGCGGTTACAAG GTGTATCTCTCGAGGGTGATGAGGAACTTCTGGCAGTTCCAAAACAGCCACAGCCACTTAAAAGAGATGAATGGATGACCACGTTGCCTCCTGAAAGAAAA CCAGGAGTACCAATGCATTCAACTACATCATTcagtatgaatggtaaagaaGGACGCGGTGATACAAGTGTATGGACAGATACTCCTCTTGAGAGAGCTCAAAAGGCACAACAGAA CTACTTAGAAGCCTACAACAAAGCAAAGGCAATTGCAGACGCAGATGAAGGAAAGAGCAAAAGCTCAGATGCTTCATTGGTGGATAGATACAATTCCTCCAAACGGTCAGTATCTCTCGTGGAAAAGCATCGGGAGagcaaaaaggagaaaaagaagcaGAAACAGCGAGATAAAGAAGAATGGGAAGGAAACCACCCATGGAAGCCTTGGGACCGTGAGAAGGACCTGTCTGCTGGACGCCAAAACGCCAATTTAGATCCTGAGAACATGTCACAAGGATTGTCGTCCCGTTTTTCATCCGGAGCTGTTCAGAGGAACTTCCTCTGA
- the LOC102719053 gene encoding uncharacterized protein LOC102719053 isoform X3 produces MVAERQTTRVNNVNIDELEFLIARKLAYYRSTHEDNYQKRKLCMIFRVPKHTKQVDKLSYQPMVLSVGPYFHGNSSLVFMDNVQWNCLDYVLKLNCRQKLEVYLTVMEDLEKVARSPYSDEIPLESDMFLRMLLLDGCFILVYLNGTVDLDGCAKEDNSSTIFQYVGRNTESISSGVGPSNLDPVQGEELNQTSPNQPLCHPIFMWHHSHVFRDLLLLENQLPFFIVRKIYELLSGDESQDQLTGKFCKYLEQNIHMYTAVTPDVDGQKDFYHLLQLCHMYFRPRQRTQQKQNCKFKYRWLDPLAILRCKYFKLSYGEDAPSNQQKNCANFCPAVHRWHRAEQYHEAGIEFKKKEYNEHNPHSLLYIIFDKGRDIANAVGHAGDMFF; encoded by the exons ATGGTGGCTGAACGTCAGACGACTAGAGTGAACAATGTGAACATTGACGAATTAGAGTTTTTGATTGCTAGGAAGCTAGCTTACTATCGATCAACACATGAGGATAATTATCAGAAAAGAAAGTTATGCATGATTTTCCGAGTGCCAAAGCACACTAAACAAGTGGACAAGTTATCTTACCAACCGATGGTTCTTTCTGTTGGTCCTTATTTCCATGGAAACTCATCCCTGGTTTTTATGGACAACGTACAATGGAACTGCCTTGATTATGTTCTTAAACTAAATTGTAGACAAAAGTTGGAGGTCTATCTGACAGTTATGGAGGATCTGGAGAAGGTGGCAAGAAGTCCCTACTCTGATGAAATTCCGCTAGAAAGTGACATGTTCCTGCGAATGCTATTGCTTGATGGTTGCTTTATCCTTGTATATCTTAACGGAACTGTTGACTTAGATGGGTGTGCAAAGGAAGACAATAGTTCTACTATTTTTCAGTATGTGGGAAGAAATACTGAAAGTATAAGTTCGGGCGTTGGGCCTTCCAATTTAGATCCAGTGCAAGGTGAGGAACTGAACCAAACTAGTCCTAACCAACCCCTTTGCCATCCAATATTCATGTGGCACCATAGCCATGTTTTTCGTGATCTATTACTTCTTGAGAACCAGTTGCCATTTTTCATCGTAAGAAAAATTTATGAGCTACTTTCAGGTGATGAGTCCCAAGATCAACTTACAGGAAAATTTTGCAAGTATTTGGAACAAAATATTCATATGTATACAGCAGTTACTCCTGACGTTGATGGGCAAAAGGACTTCTATCATTTGCTCCAGCTGTGCCATATGTATTTCAGGCCTAGACAAAGGACCCAACAGAAGCAGAATTGCAAATTTAAGTACAGATGGTTGGATCCTCTTGCCATTTTGCGATGCAAATATTTCAAACTAAGTTATGGTGAAGACGCACCTTCAAATCAGCAGAAAAATTGTGCCAATTTTTGTCCGGCAGTGCATCGTTGGCATCGGGCTGAACAGTATCATGAAGCTGGAATCGAGTTTAAGAAGAAAGAGTACAATGAACATAATCCACATTCTCTCCTATACATAATTTTTGACAAAG GTAGAGATATAGCCAATGCAGTAGGACACGCAGGAGATATGTTTTTCTGA
- the LOC102719053 gene encoding uncharacterized protein LOC102719053 isoform X4, whose product MVAERQTTRVNNVNIDELEFLIARKLAYYRSTHEDNYQKRKLCMIFRVPKHTKQVDKLSYQPMVLSVGPYFHGNSSLVFMDNVQWNCLDYVLKLNCRQKLEVYLTVMEDLEKVARSPYSDEIPLESDMFLRMLLLDGCFILVYLNGTVDLDGCAKEDNSSTIFQYVGRNTESISSGVGPSNLDPVQGEELNQTSPNQPLCHPIFMWHHSHVFRDLLLLENQLPFFIVRKIYELLSGDESQDQLTGKFCKYLEQNIHMYTAVTPDVDGQKDFYHLLQLCHMYFRPRQRTQQKQNCKFKYRWLDPLAILRCKYFKLSYGEDAPSNQQKNCANFCPAVHRWHRAEQYHEAGIEFKKKEYNEHNPHSLLYIIFDKDDERLLPESYK is encoded by the exons ATGGTGGCTGAACGTCAGACGACTAGAGTGAACAATGTGAACATTGACGAATTAGAGTTTTTGATTGCTAGGAAGCTAGCTTACTATCGATCAACACATGAGGATAATTATCAGAAAAGAAAGTTATGCATGATTTTCCGAGTGCCAAAGCACACTAAACAAGTGGACAAGTTATCTTACCAACCGATGGTTCTTTCTGTTGGTCCTTATTTCCATGGAAACTCATCCCTGGTTTTTATGGACAACGTACAATGGAACTGCCTTGATTATGTTCTTAAACTAAATTGTAGACAAAAGTTGGAGGTCTATCTGACAGTTATGGAGGATCTGGAGAAGGTGGCAAGAAGTCCCTACTCTGATGAAATTCCGCTAGAAAGTGACATGTTCCTGCGAATGCTATTGCTTGATGGTTGCTTTATCCTTGTATATCTTAACGGAACTGTTGACTTAGATGGGTGTGCAAAGGAAGACAATAGTTCTACTATTTTTCAGTATGTGGGAAGAAATACTGAAAGTATAAGTTCGGGCGTTGGGCCTTCCAATTTAGATCCAGTGCAAGGTGAGGAACTGAACCAAACTAGTCCTAACCAACCCCTTTGCCATCCAATATTCATGTGGCACCATAGCCATGTTTTTCGTGATCTATTACTTCTTGAGAACCAGTTGCCATTTTTCATCGTAAGAAAAATTTATGAGCTACTTTCAGGTGATGAGTCCCAAGATCAACTTACAGGAAAATTTTGCAAGTATTTGGAACAAAATATTCATATGTATACAGCAGTTACTCCTGACGTTGATGGGCAAAAGGACTTCTATCATTTGCTCCAGCTGTGCCATATGTATTTCAGGCCTAGACAAAGGACCCAACAGAAGCAGAATTGCAAATTTAAGTACAGATGGTTGGATCCTCTTGCCATTTTGCGATGCAAATATTTCAAACTAAGTTATGGTGAAGACGCACCTTCAAATCAGCAGAAAAATTGTGCCAATTTTTGTCCGGCAGTGCATCGTTGGCATCGGGCTGAACAGTATCATGAAGCTGGAATCGAGTTTAAGAAGAAAGAGTACAATGAACATAATCCACATTCTCTCCTATACATAATTTTTGACAAAG ATGATGAAAGACTATTACCAGAATCGTATAAATAG